A DNA window from Massilia putida contains the following coding sequences:
- a CDS encoding heparinase II/III domain-containing protein, with the protein MKFHRKGIVAVAALSSLLVSFSARADWAQATDPLVVQPAPANGAVQAQNPPGFAWARHPTGAASYEVEITPVGGSPVKATVDRNWYLPTKALALGNYTWRVRPAGSTEWSSPRSFAITSRSTTFEVPDNATLRSRILNKARPRSLGPTFTPYSTWSTAKKNDLDPYVSRLINEVKLQMTALPDLSDSRWPIVISAPLTAQMAAQQTDVRNRINESTRQLEAAALLWRLKKDPIYLNEALKRGDQLASLNPAGPTSYANQDQATRQITLELIKGADLLAGDLDATRKAKWLAVAKTRATEMFSNISGDNGRLDQYPFDSHGNTLMVYMALISTLALGDIPEAQTWFDFTFRDYVNTPSPWSGSEGGYANGTAYAEYAAGYMTALWDPIVQATGVNMYAKPWTLGFLDFATEFTPPGAKVHAFGDGSETKPDPRVFHAFANRMVSPRAAWYAANLQGLEDSLSVVQAPYPMPVASTALKVPPSNSAYYPSTGWVAIHSDIGSTNRTSFFFKSSPYGSFNHSHGDQNGLLLSVAGQPLLVKAGWYDWYGSPLWTDWYHQTKSQNAVTFDGGKGQVVSGYREQLQHNARVTGFSAQSTYDYAEGDATPAYAGQLTMAKRQIWYLHDQNSMVVRDKLQAVVAHTYEWNFHAPVTMTVESPSSVKITAGGQSVCVRDLNGNAPFAKWTGPAPKSGVTEDHGAFYLKNDGKSVAEFLVLLDVGCQRPTVKFATSGTTRTLTVGTQTVNLN; encoded by the coding sequence ATGAAATTTCATCGGAAGGGCATCGTCGCCGTTGCTGCACTCTCGTCGCTGCTGGTGTCGTTCAGCGCGCGTGCCGACTGGGCCCAAGCCACCGATCCGCTCGTCGTTCAACCCGCTCCGGCCAACGGTGCGGTGCAGGCGCAGAATCCGCCGGGCTTCGCCTGGGCACGTCATCCTACCGGCGCGGCCAGCTACGAGGTCGAGATCACCCCGGTGGGCGGCTCGCCGGTGAAAGCCACCGTCGACCGCAACTGGTACCTGCCGACCAAGGCGCTGGCACTGGGCAACTACACGTGGCGTGTGCGCCCGGCCGGCTCCACCGAATGGTCGAGCCCGCGTTCCTTCGCGATCACGAGCAGGTCGACCACGTTCGAAGTGCCCGACAACGCCACCCTGCGTTCGCGCATCCTGAACAAGGCGCGTCCCCGTTCGCTGGGCCCGACCTTCACCCCGTACTCGACCTGGAGCACGGCCAAGAAGAACGACCTCGACCCGTACGTCAGCCGCCTGATCAACGAGGTCAAGCTGCAGATGACGGCGCTGCCCGACCTGTCGGACTCGCGCTGGCCGATCGTCATCTCGGCGCCGCTGACGGCGCAGATGGCGGCGCAGCAGACCGACGTGCGCAACCGCATCAACGAATCGACGCGCCAGTTGGAAGCGGCCGCGCTCCTGTGGCGCCTCAAGAAGGATCCGATCTACCTGAACGAAGCGCTCAAGCGTGGTGACCAGCTGGCGTCGCTGAATCCGGCCGGCCCCACCAGCTACGCCAACCAGGACCAGGCCACGCGCCAGATCACGCTGGAACTGATCAAGGGTGCCGACCTGCTGGCCGGCGACCTGGATGCGACCCGCAAGGCCAAATGGCTCGCCGTCGCCAAGACCCGCGCGACCGAGATGTTCAGCAATATCTCGGGCGATAACGGCCGCCTCGACCAGTACCCGTTCGACTCGCACGGCAATACGCTGATGGTCTACATGGCGCTGATCTCGACGCTGGCCCTGGGCGACATCCCGGAAGCGCAGACGTGGTTCGACTTCACGTTCCGCGACTACGTCAACACCCCGTCGCCGTGGTCGGGTTCGGAAGGCGGCTATGCCAACGGCACCGCCTACGCCGAGTACGCGGCCGGCTACATGACGGCCCTGTGGGATCCGATCGTCCAGGCGACCGGCGTGAACATGTACGCCAAGCCGTGGACGCTGGGCTTCCTCGACTTCGCGACCGAATTCACGCCGCCGGGCGCCAAGGTGCACGCCTTCGGCGACGGTTCCGAGACCAAGCCGGATCCGCGCGTGTTCCATGCGTTTGCGAACCGCATGGTGTCGCCGCGCGCGGCGTGGTACGCGGCCAACCTGCAGGGCCTCGAGGATTCGCTGTCCGTCGTCCAGGCGCCGTATCCGATGCCGGTGGCCAGCACCGCGCTGAAAGTCCCGCCGTCGAACTCGGCCTACTATCCGAGCACCGGCTGGGTGGCGATCCACAGCGACATCGGCTCGACGAACCGCACGTCGTTCTTCTTCAAGTCCAGCCCGTACGGCTCGTTCAACCACAGCCACGGCGACCAGAACGGTCTGCTGCTGTCGGTGGCCGGCCAGCCGCTGCTGGTCAAGGCCGGCTGGTATGACTGGTACGGTTCGCCGCTGTGGACCGACTGGTACCACCAGACCAAGTCGCAGAACGCGGTCACGTTCGACGGCGGCAAGGGCCAAGTCGTCTCCGGCTACCGCGAGCAGCTGCAGCACAACGCCCGCGTCACCGGCTTCTCGGCCCAGTCGACCTACGATTATGCCGAAGGCGATGCGACCCCGGCCTACGCCGGCCAGCTGACGATGGCCAAGCGCCAGATCTGGTACCTGCACGACCAGAACTCGATGGTGGTGCGCGACAAGCTGCAAGCCGTGGTGGCGCACACCTACGAGTGGAACTTCCATGCGCCGGTGACGATGACGGTCGAAAGCCCGTCGAGCGTGAAGATCACGGCCGGCGGCCAGTCGGTGTGCGTGCGTGACCTGAACGGCAATGCACCGTTCGCCAAGTGGACCGGTCCGGCGCCCAAGTCCGGCGTGACCGAAGACCACGGCGCGTTCTACCTCAAGAACGACGGCAAGTCGGTGGCCGAGTTCCTCGTGCTGCTGGACGTCGGCTGCCAGCGTCCGACCGTCAAGTTCGCCACGTCGGGCACGACGCGCACCCTCACCGTCGGTACGCAGACCGTGAACCTGAACTAA
- a CDS encoding beta-1,6-N-acetylglucosaminyltransferase — protein sequence MTTQVFLIQAHKDLDQLNALVEQLRDDDFIVYVNLDRKCALDPNAVHPFARRIENRVDVHWGTFSQVQAVLNSLEQIVAEVPAFDKVIFLSAQDFPLLSNARLKAALAELSGSELLDTVAIGTGPGQWAAGFRYQYFHRGEGPPLARLACRVANRAMRATGITRRLPGGMRPYGGSSWWALSQACVLDILARVRRDPRLVRFFRRCACPDEMFFQTLVMNSPFASRVLGQNFRYVQWPEHGARNPKILDEGDFERIAASRAHFCRKIDSAASAGLVPRLLALRAA from the coding sequence ATGACGACACAGGTATTCCTGATCCAAGCCCACAAGGACCTGGACCAGCTCAATGCGCTGGTCGAACAGCTGCGCGACGACGACTTCATCGTGTACGTGAACCTCGACCGCAAATGCGCGCTCGATCCGAACGCGGTGCACCCGTTCGCGCGCCGGATCGAGAACCGTGTCGACGTCCACTGGGGCACGTTCAGCCAGGTGCAGGCCGTGCTCAATTCGCTGGAACAGATCGTGGCCGAGGTGCCCGCGTTCGACAAGGTGATCTTCCTCAGCGCGCAGGATTTTCCACTGCTCTCGAACGCGCGCCTCAAGGCAGCGCTGGCGGAACTGTCCGGCAGCGAACTGCTCGACACGGTCGCCATCGGCACCGGGCCGGGGCAGTGGGCGGCCGGTTTCCGCTACCAGTATTTCCATCGCGGCGAGGGTCCGCCGCTGGCGCGCCTGGCCTGCCGCGTCGCCAACCGCGCGATGCGCGCGACGGGCATCACGCGCCGGCTGCCAGGCGGCATGCGGCCGTACGGCGGCTCGTCGTGGTGGGCGCTGTCGCAGGCATGCGTCCTGGACATCCTCGCGCGCGTCCGACGCGACCCGCGCCTCGTGCGCTTCTTCCGCCGTTGCGCATGTCCGGACGAGATGTTCTTCCAGACGCTCGTGATGAATTCGCCCTTCGCGTCCCGCGTGCTGGGCCAGAACTTCCGCTATGTCCAGTGGCCGGAACACGGCGCGCGCAATCCGAAGATCCTCGACGAGGGCGACTTCGAGCGCATCGCCGCGTCGCGCGCCCATTTCTGCCGCAAGATCGACAGCGCGGCCAGCGCCGGCCTCGTGCCGCGCCTGCTGGCCTTGCGGGCCGCGTAG
- a CDS encoding glycosyltransferase — translation MRRLSSSRSILFVVRDPLPPVRADVRTLFGTEMPRYGVATELVGQGGSGDASPWPAGGMHVVGSLRSRFASVCAPLWDLLGLVRALRRGRPDCIQVRDKIASGVLGRAAAALLRVPFLYWMSFPIVEGFEVRRDDIARHGRGLRWMGHALRAWASRLAIYRVVLPGARHVFVQSDAMADWLVAQGFDRARMTAVPMGVDASLFDRASVAPVIDPRLDGRRVVLYLGRIARSRRSDFLLDVAELLRAQKPDVLLVIAGDAPSDDEMAWMRREIARRNLDDHVLLTGWLPQRTALGYAVRAEVGLSPIPRGTLFDVSSPTKLVEYLALGIPSVANDIPDQKLVIDESGAGLCVPMEAQMFADAVLRLLNDGALAAEFALRGPPYVKSHRTYDILGNNVAKIYKSILTEPS, via the coding sequence ATGCGCAGACTGTCTTCGTCCCGTTCCATTCTGTTCGTCGTACGCGACCCGTTGCCGCCGGTCCGGGCCGACGTGCGGACCCTGTTCGGCACCGAGATGCCGCGCTACGGCGTGGCGACCGAACTGGTGGGGCAGGGCGGCAGCGGCGACGCATCGCCCTGGCCGGCCGGCGGCATGCACGTCGTCGGCTCGCTGCGCAGCCGGTTCGCCAGCGTGTGCGCGCCCCTGTGGGACTTGCTGGGCCTCGTGCGTGCGCTGCGCCGCGGCCGCCCGGACTGCATCCAGGTGCGCGACAAGATCGCCAGCGGCGTATTGGGCCGCGCGGCCGCCGCGCTGCTGCGCGTGCCGTTCCTCTACTGGATGTCGTTCCCCATCGTGGAAGGCTTCGAGGTCAGGCGCGACGACATCGCCCGCCATGGCCGCGGTTTGAGATGGATGGGCCATGCGCTGCGCGCGTGGGCGTCGCGCCTGGCGATCTACCGCGTCGTGCTGCCGGGCGCGCGCCACGTGTTCGTGCAGAGCGATGCGATGGCCGACTGGCTCGTCGCGCAAGGGTTCGACCGGGCCCGCATGACGGCGGTGCCGATGGGCGTCGACGCCAGCCTGTTCGACCGCGCCAGCGTGGCGCCCGTGATCGATCCCCGCCTGGACGGCCGCCGCGTCGTGCTCTATCTGGGCCGCATCGCGCGCTCGCGCCGGTCCGACTTCCTGCTCGACGTGGCCGAACTGCTGCGCGCGCAGAAGCCGGACGTGCTGCTCGTGATTGCCGGCGACGCCCCGTCCGACGACGAGATGGCCTGGATGCGCCGCGAGATCGCCCGCCGCAACCTCGACGACCACGTGCTCCTGACGGGCTGGCTGCCCCAGCGCACGGCCCTCGGCTATGCGGTGCGCGCCGAGGTGGGCTTGTCGCCGATCCCGCGCGGCACGCTGTTCGACGTGTCGTCGCCGACGAAGCTGGTCGAATACCTGGCGCTCGGCATCCCCAGCGTCGCCAACGACATTCCCGACCAGAAACTTGTCATCGACGAGAGCGGGGCCGGCCTGTGCGTGCCGATGGAAGCGCAGATGTTCGCCGACGCCGTACTGCGGTTGTTAAATGACGGGGCGCTCGCGGCCGAGTTCGCGTTACGTGGCCCACCGTACGTAAAAAGTCACCGTACTTATGATATTCTGGGCAACAATGTTGCAAAAATTTACAAGAGCATCCTGACGGAACCCTCGTGA
- a CDS encoding phenylacetate--CoA ligase family protein has protein sequence MSMWTYSLKCSLRSLVREVVRNVWGRIFVYPGLVANERSRAALAAYVARRARRVGVPLDGDGTSLARLPPGIQMLTKTEVRQHPEKLVRPRGPGSWIRTTITTSGTSGSPLTIVQSLGNLVREEGFVYRQMRWIGWRHGQRRAWIRGDIVCPDHPPDGRYWCRDWVGNMLMMSSYHLSNDTIGRYIDALERFDPVVIHAYPSSIAALAAWLNAADRTYRGRALRGVMTSSETLEPDVRAAVEQAFGVRVFDWYGQAERVAAIGTCEEGRYHVLTDYSGVALLEAEGGACELVGTSLNNAAMPLVRYRTGDTVIPDGEPCPCGRVFPTIRAVIGRQEKIVTLPDGRIIARLDRIFQGHDRHLVEGQVLYRGAGEFVLRVVTADGFSDADERALIDKFLLRVPGVKVRVERVDAIPRGPNGKFEFIAIES, from the coding sequence ATGTCGATGTGGACCTACTCGCTGAAGTGCTCGCTGCGCTCGCTCGTACGCGAAGTGGTCCGCAATGTGTGGGGCCGGATCTTCGTGTATCCGGGCCTCGTCGCGAACGAGCGCTCGCGCGCGGCGCTGGCGGCGTATGTCGCGCGGCGGGCCCGCCGGGTCGGCGTGCCGCTCGACGGCGACGGCACGTCGCTGGCCCGGCTGCCGCCCGGCATCCAGATGCTCACGAAGACCGAGGTCCGGCAGCACCCGGAAAAACTCGTGCGGCCACGCGGTCCGGGTTCGTGGATCCGCACGACCATCACGACGAGCGGCACGTCGGGTTCGCCCTTGACCATCGTCCAGTCGCTGGGCAATCTCGTGCGCGAGGAAGGTTTCGTCTACCGCCAGATGCGGTGGATCGGCTGGCGCCACGGCCAGCGGCGCGCCTGGATCCGCGGCGACATCGTCTGCCCCGACCACCCGCCGGACGGCCGCTACTGGTGCCGCGACTGGGTGGGCAATATGCTCATGATGTCCTCGTACCACCTGTCGAACGACACGATCGGCCGCTATATCGATGCACTGGAACGCTTCGATCCCGTCGTGATCCACGCGTACCCGTCGTCGATCGCGGCGCTGGCGGCCTGGCTGAACGCGGCCGACCGCACCTATCGCGGACGCGCGCTGCGCGGCGTGATGACGTCGTCCGAGACGCTCGAGCCGGACGTGCGCGCGGCCGTGGAGCAGGCGTTCGGCGTGCGCGTGTTCGACTGGTATGGCCAGGCCGAGCGCGTGGCGGCCATCGGCACATGCGAGGAAGGGCGTTACCACGTCCTGACCGATTACTCCGGCGTCGCGCTGCTGGAGGCGGAGGGCGGTGCCTGCGAACTGGTCGGCACGTCGCTGAACAATGCCGCGATGCCGCTTGTGCGCTACCGCACCGGCGACACCGTGATCCCGGATGGTGAGCCGTGCCCCTGCGGCCGGGTGTTCCCGACGATCAGGGCGGTGATCGGGCGCCAGGAAAAGATCGTCACCTTGCCGGACGGCCGCATCATCGCGCGCCTCGACCGCATCTTCCAGGGGCACGACCGGCATCTCGTCGAAGGGCAGGTGTTGTACCGCGGCGCGGGAGAGTTCGTGCTGCGCGTCGTGACGGCCGACGGGTTTTCGGACGCGGACGAACGGGCGCTGATCGACAAATTCCTGCTGCGCGTGCCCGGCGTGAAAGTGCGGGTGGAGCGGGTGGACGCGATTCCGCGCGGGCCGAACGGCAAATTCGAATTCATTGCGATCGAAAGCTGA
- a CDS encoding glycosyltransferase family 4 protein: MKAPAPRVLMVGTALEGRGGVAAVVSVLRRHGLFERESVRYVATHREGTPLVKARGALAGFWQTLAACVKGRPAVVHVHAASHASFLRKSVVLLIARLAGCKTIFHLHGGGFRTFATQESGALLRRWIRHTLEASSLVITLSESWAQFVHTFAPRARVAVVPNAVPLPDLPAQDQAIPGRVLFLGRLEAAKGVYELLEAGARIVREAIGPSPLRLVFGGEGDAQGVRRRAAELGIADRIELPGWIGPEARDAELHKAAVFCLPSYAEGLPMSMLEAMAARKAVVATNVGGIPETLRDGDNGLLVPPRDEQALARALARLLGDTALRDRLAERARATIEQQYSTEVVCGQLSAIYRELAGA; the protein is encoded by the coding sequence GTGAAGGCGCCGGCGCCACGGGTCCTGATGGTCGGCACCGCGCTCGAAGGCAGGGGCGGGGTGGCGGCGGTGGTCTCCGTGTTGCGCCGCCATGGACTGTTCGAGCGCGAATCCGTGCGCTACGTGGCCACCCACCGCGAGGGCACGCCGCTCGTGAAAGCGCGCGGCGCGTTGGCCGGCTTCTGGCAGACGCTCGCCGCCTGCGTGAAAGGGCGCCCGGCCGTCGTCCACGTGCACGCGGCGTCGCATGCGAGCTTCCTGCGCAAGTCGGTCGTGCTGCTGATCGCCCGCCTGGCCGGCTGCAAGACCATTTTCCACCTGCACGGCGGCGGATTCCGCACCTTCGCCACGCAGGAATCGGGCGCCTTGCTGCGGCGCTGGATCCGCCACACGCTGGAGGCGAGCTCGCTCGTGATCACGTTGTCCGAAAGCTGGGCGCAGTTCGTGCACACCTTCGCGCCGCGTGCCCGCGTGGCCGTCGTGCCGAATGCCGTGCCGCTGCCCGACCTGCCCGCGCAAGACCAGGCGATTCCCGGCCGCGTGCTGTTCCTCGGCCGGCTCGAAGCGGCCAAGGGCGTCTACGAATTGCTGGAGGCGGGCGCGCGCATCGTGCGCGAAGCGATCGGCCCGAGTCCGCTGCGCCTCGTGTTCGGCGGCGAAGGCGATGCGCAAGGCGTGCGCCGGCGTGCGGCCGAGCTGGGCATCGCGGACCGGATCGAACTGCCGGGCTGGATCGGCCCGGAAGCACGCGATGCCGAATTGCACAAGGCGGCCGTGTTCTGCCTGCCTTCCTACGCGGAAGGCCTGCCGATGTCCATGCTCGAAGCGATGGCGGCGCGCAAGGCCGTCGTCGCGACAAACGTTGGCGGTATTCCGGAAACTCTGCGCGACGGCGACAACGGCCTCTTGGTGCCGCCGCGCGACGAACAGGCGCTTGCCAGAGCGCTTGCACGACTCCTGGGCGACACCGCCCTGCGCGACCGGCTGGCGGAACGTGCGCGCGCAACCATCGAACAACAATACTCAACCGAGGTAGTGTGCGGGCAATTGTCCGCGATCTACCGTGAACTGGCGGGGGCATAA
- a CDS encoding heparinase II/III family protein, translating into MMSEATGMVWLVNRLRCMSVAEVGYRIRQAAVTRVAKRVRARAAPPLPRARTFNRGAPDVGAPALSQAERDMLLADADSICAGHVVLFANRRFDVGMPPVWNRDPDTGVVGPSIYAGDIAITNREQVGDIKHVWELNRHLHLVRLAQAWTATSDAAWLHALHTQLRSWLDQCPPLVGPNWTSSLELGIRLINWGLVWQLIGGESSGLFAGEEGQRLRADWLDSIHAHCTAIARHLSRHSSANNHLIGELAGLYVGASIWPCWKASGAWLEQARRELEHEAQAQFSRDGVNREQAFAYHVFSSEFLFVAGLVGQACDHPFSRAYWTSLQRALRFLRSVRDVNGNVPMVGDADDGIVFRLDAPGSDRAEQLLALGDAVLRRMNPSHPGVRWLLHALPGKRPEADPHESDTGWAFPDGGYLLFGSHFGEADEIKGMVDCGPLGYLGIAAHAHADALALTLSVGGEECLVDPGTYSYWQEHKWRDYFRGTSAHNTVRIDGLDQSVSGGRFMWLKKARASIERMPQSPHEFDFRGAHDGYERLADPVRHMRSVRYDAASATLTVRDEIAAKKHHQVELFWHFAPGLDTRLNSSGLHVRGKRFALQMHAHGADLKLELVRGNENPPLGWYSRSYESRQPCDVLKISTVSSAVPVECKFTIAFF; encoded by the coding sequence ATGATGAGTGAAGCGACAGGGATGGTCTGGCTGGTCAACCGATTGCGCTGCATGTCCGTGGCCGAGGTCGGCTACAGGATCCGGCAGGCGGCCGTCACACGCGTGGCGAAACGCGTACGCGCCCGCGCCGCGCCGCCGCTGCCGCGCGCCCGCACGTTCAATCGCGGTGCGCCGGACGTCGGCGCACCGGCCCTGTCGCAAGCGGAACGCGACATGCTGCTGGCCGACGCCGACAGCATCTGCGCCGGCCACGTGGTCCTGTTCGCCAACCGGCGTTTCGATGTCGGCATGCCCCCCGTGTGGAACCGCGATCCGGACACCGGCGTCGTCGGACCGTCCATCTACGCGGGCGATATCGCGATCACGAACCGCGAGCAGGTCGGCGACATCAAGCACGTGTGGGAGCTGAACCGCCACCTGCACCTCGTTCGCCTCGCGCAGGCTTGGACCGCGACGTCCGACGCGGCCTGGCTGCACGCGCTGCACACCCAGTTGCGCAGCTGGCTCGACCAGTGCCCGCCGCTCGTCGGCCCCAACTGGACGAGCTCGCTGGAACTGGGCATCCGCCTCATCAACTGGGGCCTCGTGTGGCAGTTGATCGGGGGCGAGAGCAGCGGCCTGTTCGCGGGCGAGGAGGGACAACGCCTGCGCGCCGACTGGCTCGATTCGATTCATGCCCATTGCACCGCGATCGCGCGGCACCTGTCGCGCCACTCGTCGGCCAACAATCACCTGATCGGCGAACTGGCGGGGCTGTATGTGGGCGCGTCGATCTGGCCGTGCTGGAAAGCGTCCGGCGCGTGGCTGGAACAGGCCCGGCGCGAACTGGAGCACGAGGCGCAGGCGCAGTTCTCGCGCGACGGCGTCAATCGCGAGCAGGCGTTCGCCTACCACGTGTTTTCCAGCGAATTCCTGTTCGTGGCGGGCCTCGTCGGCCAGGCGTGCGATCACCCGTTCTCGCGCGCCTATTGGACGAGCCTGCAGCGCGCGCTGCGTTTTCTCCGTTCCGTGCGCGACGTCAACGGCAATGTGCCAATGGTGGGCGACGCGGACGACGGCATCGTGTTCCGGCTGGATGCGCCCGGCAGCGACCGCGCCGAACAATTGCTGGCGCTGGGCGACGCCGTATTGCGCCGCATGAACCCGAGCCACCCCGGCGTGCGCTGGCTGCTGCACGCGCTGCCCGGCAAGCGGCCGGAAGCGGATCCGCACGAATCGGACACGGGCTGGGCATTCCCGGACGGCGGCTATCTGCTGTTCGGCTCGCACTTCGGCGAGGCCGATGAAATCAAGGGCATGGTCGATTGCGGCCCGCTCGGCTATCTCGGCATCGCCGCGCACGCCCATGCGGACGCGCTCGCGCTGACCCTATCGGTGGGCGGCGAGGAGTGTCTCGTCGATCCGGGCACGTATTCGTACTGGCAGGAACACAAGTGGCGCGATTATTTCCGTGGCACGTCGGCGCACAACACGGTGCGGATCGACGGGCTCGACCAGTCGGTGTCGGGCGGGCGCTTCATGTGGCTGAAAAAGGCGCGGGCCTCCATCGAGCGGATGCCGCAGTCGCCGCACGAATTCGATTTCCGCGGCGCGCACGACGGCTACGAGCGCCTCGCGGATCCGGTGCGGCATATGCGCAGCGTCCGTTACGACGCCGCCAGCGCGACCCTGACCGTGCGCGACGAGATCGCCGCCAAGAAACATCACCAGGTCGAGCTGTTCTGGCATTTCGCGCCCGGCCTGGACACGCGGCTGAACAGTTCCGGCCTGCACGTGCGGGGCAAGCGCTTCGCGCTGCAGATGCATGCGCACGGCGCGGACCTCAAGCTGGAATTGGTGCGCGGCAATGAAAATCCGCCGCTCGGCTGGTATTCGCGCAGCTACGAAAGCCGGCAACCGTGCGACGTTTTAAAGATCAGCACCGTATCGTCCGCCGTCCCGGTCGAGTGCAAGTTTACAATAGCGTTTTTCTAA
- the wecB gene encoding non-hydrolyzing UDP-N-acetylglucosamine 2-epimerase, producing MLIYLVAGARPNFMKIAPIVRALQARPDAPAFKIIHTGQHYDREMNDVFFEELGIPQPDVFMAAGGGSHAQQTAKIMIGFEELCTATRPDAVLVVGDVNSTLACSIVAKKLNIPVAHVEAGLRSFDMAMPEEINRLVTDSISDWFFVTEPSAVEHLRREGKKDEAIHYVGHVMVDNVLYQADKLGHADTSAFETSAWKAARQNAGQRYGVVTLHRPSNVDDAATFTRIAGALKEIATELPLIFPVHPRTRANLEKFGIDLGPNVTLAGPQAYMAFLNLWKDAAVVLTDSGGLQEETTALGVPCVTIRENTERPVTVDEGSNVLAGTDPAAIMLEARKILRGEGKQGRRPHLWDGRAAERIVDVLTKEIRG from the coding sequence ATGCTCATTTATCTGGTCGCAGGTGCCCGTCCCAACTTCATGAAGATCGCGCCGATCGTGCGTGCGCTGCAGGCACGTCCGGATGCACCGGCGTTCAAGATCATCCACACCGGCCAGCACTACGACCGCGAGATGAACGACGTGTTCTTCGAAGAACTCGGCATTCCGCAGCCGGACGTGTTCATGGCCGCCGGCGGCGGCAGCCACGCCCAGCAGACGGCCAAGATCATGATCGGCTTCGAGGAACTGTGCACGGCCACGCGCCCGGACGCCGTGCTCGTCGTCGGCGACGTGAATTCCACGCTGGCGTGCTCGATCGTCGCCAAGAAACTGAACATCCCCGTCGCCCACGTGGAGGCCGGCCTGCGCAGCTTCGACATGGCGATGCCCGAGGAAATCAACCGCCTCGTCACCGACAGCATCTCCGACTGGTTCTTCGTGACGGAACCGTCGGCCGTCGAGCACCTGCGCCGCGAAGGCAAGAAGGATGAAGCGATCCACTACGTCGGCCACGTGATGGTCGACAACGTGTTGTACCAGGCCGACAAACTGGGGCACGCCGACACGTCCGCGTTCGAGACGAGCGCGTGGAAGGCGGCGCGCCAGAACGCGGGGCAGCGCTACGGTGTCGTCACCTTGCACCGCCCCAGCAACGTCGACGACGCGGCCACGTTCACGCGCATCGCCGGCGCGCTGAAGGAGATCGCGACGGAACTTCCGCTGATCTTCCCGGTGCACCCGCGCACCCGCGCCAACCTCGAGAAATTCGGCATCGACCTGGGACCGAACGTCACGCTGGCCGGCCCGCAGGCGTATATGGCGTTCCTGAACCTGTGGAAGGACGCGGCCGTCGTGCTGACGGACAGCGGCGGCCTGCAGGAAGAAACGACGGCGCTGGGCGTGCCGTGCGTGACGATCCGCGAGAACACGGAACGTCCCGTGACCGTGGACGAAGGTTCGAACGTATTGGCCGGCACCGACCCGGCCGCGATCATGCTTGAGGCGCGCAAGATCCTGCGCGGCGAGGGCAAGCAGGGCCGCCGGCCGCACCTGTGGGACGGCCGTGCGGCGGAACGCATCGTGGATGTCCTGACGAAGGAAATCCGCGGGTAA
- a CDS encoding WecB/TagA/CpsF family glycosyltransferase, whose amino-acid sequence MNERITLMGCSIDNLTMEETLQTVEGFIHTGKPHQHVVVNVDKLVKASRDPELRRIINDCALVNVDGMPVVWASRLLGRPLKERVAGCDLFEALMRRAGEKGWRVFLLGAKEDVVSKVASTYRNKYPDLVLAGYRNGYWKGEAEEADVVEQIRAARPDLLFVAISSPKKEQFLGRWQAEMKVPFAMGVGGTFDVAIGHVKRAPLWMQKSGLEWFYRFLQEPRRMFRRYFIEDMAFIWLFLKELKLKGAR is encoded by the coding sequence ATGAACGAGCGCATCACGCTGATGGGGTGTTCCATCGACAACCTGACGATGGAAGAGACATTGCAGACGGTCGAGGGCTTCATCCATACGGGAAAGCCCCATCAACACGTGGTGGTCAACGTCGACAAGCTGGTCAAGGCCAGCCGCGATCCGGAACTGCGCCGGATCATCAACGATTGCGCGCTCGTGAATGTCGACGGCATGCCGGTCGTGTGGGCGTCGCGCCTGCTGGGCCGGCCGTTGAAGGAGCGGGTCGCGGGCTGCGACCTGTTCGAGGCGCTGATGCGGCGCGCCGGCGAGAAGGGCTGGCGCGTGTTCCTGCTCGGCGCGAAAGAAGACGTGGTGAGCAAGGTCGCGTCCACGTACCGGAATAAATATCCGGACCTGGTGCTGGCCGGCTACCGCAACGGTTACTGGAAGGGTGAGGCGGAAGAGGCGGACGTGGTCGAACAGATCCGCGCCGCGCGCCCCGACCTGTTGTTCGTGGCGATCAGTTCGCCCAAAAAAGAGCAGTTCCTCGGCCGCTGGCAGGCCGAGATGAAGGTGCCGTTCGCGATGGGCGTGGGCGGGACCTTCGACGTCGCGATCGGACACGTCAAGCGCGCGCCGCTCTGGATGCAGAAGTCCGGGCTGGAATGGTTCTACCGTTTCCTGCAGGAGCCGCGCCGGATGTTCCGCCGATATTTTATCGAGGACATGGCCTTCATCTGGCTGTTCCTCAAAGAGTTGAAGTTGAAGGGCGCTCGATAG